One Theropithecus gelada isolate Dixy chromosome 3, Tgel_1.0, whole genome shotgun sequence genomic window carries:
- the LOC112620403 gene encoding keratin-associated protein 10-7 isoform X2, whose translation MATSTMSVCSSNMSYGSRVCLPGSCDSCSDSWQVDDCPESCCEPPCCAPSCCAPAPCLTLVCTPVSCVSSPCCQVACEPSPCQSGCTSSCTSSCCQQSSCQPACCTSSPCQQSCCVPVCCKTVCCKPVCCVPVYSGASSSCCQQSSCQPACCTSSPCQQACCVPVCRKPICSGISSLCCQQSSCVSCVPSPSCQAACEPSPCQSGCTSSCTPSCCQQTSCQSDCCTSCPCQQSCCVPVCCKPVCCVPTCSEDSSSCCQHCQPACCTSSQSQQGCCVPVCCKPVSCVPVCSGASTSCCQHSSCQPACCTTSCCRPSSSLSLLCRPVCRPACCMPVSSCCAPTSSCQSSCCRPASCVSLLCRPVCSRPACCGPTSTQKSSC comes from the exons ATGGCCACGTCCACCATGTCCGTCTGCTCCAGCAACATGAGCTACGGCAGCCGCGTCTGCCTTCCTGGTTCCTGTGACTCTTGCTCTGACTCCTGGCAGGTGGACGACTGCCCAGAGAGCTGCTGTGAACCCCCCTGCTGTGCCCCCAGCTGCTGTGCCCCGGCCCCCTGCCTGACCCTGGTCTGCACCCCAGTGAGCTGTGTGTCCAGCCCCTGCTGCCAGGTGGCCTGTGAGCCCAGCCCCTGCCAATCAGGCTGCACCAGCTCTTGCACGTCCTCGTGCTGCCAGCAGTCTAGCTGCCAGCCGGCTTGCTGCACCTCCTCCCCCTGCCAGCAGTCCTGCTGCGTGCCTGTCTGCTGCAAGACTGTCTGCTGCAAGCCTGTGTGCTGTGTGCCCGTCTACAGTGGGGCTTCTTCTTCATGCTGCCAGCAGTCTAGCTGCCAGCCAGCTTGCTGCACCTCCTCCCCCTGCCAGCAGGCCTGCTGTGTGCCCGTCTGCCGCAAGCCCATCTGCTCTGGGATTTCCTCTTTGTGCTGTCAGCAGTCTAGCTGTGTGAGCTGtgtgcccagcccctcctgccaGGCGGCCTGTGAGCCCAGCCCCTGCCAATCAGGCTGCACCAGCTCCTGCACGCCCTCGTGCTGCCAGCAGACTAGCTGCCAGTCAGATTGCTGCACCTCCTGCCCCTGCCAGCAGTCCTGTTGTGTGCCTGTCTGCTGCAAGCCTGTGTGCTGTGTGCCCACCTGCTCTGAGGATTCCTCTTCATGCTGCCAGCA CTGCCAGCCGGCTTGCTGCACCTCCTCCCAAAGCCAGCAAGGCTGTTGCGTGCCTGTCTGCTGCAAGCCTGTGAGCTGCGTGCCTGTTTGCTCTGGGGCTTCCACTTCATGCTGCCAGCACTCTAGCTGCCAGCCAGCTTGCTGCACCACCTCCTGCTGCAgaccctcctcctccttgtccctCCTCTGCCGCCCCGTGTGCAGGCCCGCCTGCTGCATGCCTGTCTCCTCCTGCTGtgcccccacctcctcctgccaGTCCAGCTGCTGCCGCCCGGCCTCCTGCGTGTCCCTCCTCTGCCGCCCCGTGTGCTCCCGCCCGGCCTGCTGCGGCCCCACCTCAACCCAGAAGTCCAGCTGCTGA
- the LOC112620403 gene encoding keratin-associated protein 10-4 isoform X1: MATSTMSVCSSNMSYGSRVCLPGSCDSCSDSWQVDDCPESCCEPPCCAPSCCAPAPCLTLVCTPVSCVSSPCCQVACEPSPCQSGCTSSCTSSCCQQSSCQPACCTSSPCQQSCCVPVCCKTVCCKPVCCVPVYSGASSSCCQQSSCQPACCTSSPCQQACCVPVCRKPICSGISSLCCQQSSCVSCVPSPSCQAACEPSPCQSGCTSSCTPSCCQQTSCQSDCCTSCPCQQSCCVPVCCKPVCCVPTCSEDSSSCCQQSSCQPACCTSSPCQQSCCVPVCCKSVCCKPICCVPICSGASSLCCQQSSCQPACCTSSQSQQGCCVPVCCKPVSCVPVCSGASTSCCQHSSCQPACCTTSCCRPSSSLSLLCRPVCRPACCMPVSSCCAPTSSCQSSCCRPASCVSLLCRPVCSRPACCGPTSTQKSSC, from the coding sequence ATGGCCACGTCCACCATGTCCGTCTGCTCCAGCAACATGAGCTACGGCAGCCGCGTCTGCCTTCCTGGTTCCTGTGACTCTTGCTCTGACTCCTGGCAGGTGGACGACTGCCCAGAGAGCTGCTGTGAACCCCCCTGCTGTGCCCCCAGCTGCTGTGCCCCGGCCCCCTGCCTGACCCTGGTCTGCACCCCAGTGAGCTGTGTGTCCAGCCCCTGCTGCCAGGTGGCCTGTGAGCCCAGCCCCTGCCAATCAGGCTGCACCAGCTCTTGCACGTCCTCGTGCTGCCAGCAGTCTAGCTGCCAGCCGGCTTGCTGCACCTCCTCCCCCTGCCAGCAGTCCTGCTGCGTGCCTGTCTGCTGCAAGACTGTCTGCTGCAAGCCTGTGTGCTGTGTGCCCGTCTACAGTGGGGCTTCTTCTTCATGCTGCCAGCAGTCTAGCTGCCAGCCAGCTTGCTGCACCTCCTCCCCCTGCCAGCAGGCCTGCTGTGTGCCCGTCTGCCGCAAGCCCATCTGCTCTGGGATTTCCTCTTTGTGCTGTCAGCAGTCTAGCTGTGTGAGCTGtgtgcccagcccctcctgccaGGCGGCCTGTGAGCCCAGCCCCTGCCAATCAGGCTGCACCAGCTCCTGCACGCCCTCGTGCTGCCAGCAGACTAGCTGCCAGTCAGATTGCTGCACCTCCTGCCCCTGCCAGCAGTCCTGTTGTGTGCCTGTCTGCTGCAAGCCTGTGTGCTGTGTGCCCACCTGCTCTGAGGATTCCTCTTCATGCTGCCAGCAGTCTAGCTGCCAGCCGGCTTGCTGCACCTCCTCCCCATGCCAGCAGTCCTGCTGTGTGCCTGTCTGCTGCAAGTCTGTCTGCTGCAAGCCCATCTGCTGTGTGCCTATCTGCTCTGGGGCTTCCTCTCTGTGCTGCCAGCAGTCTAGCTGCCAGCCGGCTTGCTGCACCTCCTCCCAAAGCCAGCAAGGCTGTTGCGTGCCTGTCTGCTGCAAGCCTGTGAGCTGCGTGCCTGTTTGCTCTGGGGCTTCCACTTCATGCTGCCAGCACTCTAGCTGCCAGCCAGCTTGCTGCACCACCTCCTGCTGCAgaccctcctcctccttgtccctCCTCTGCCGCCCCGTGTGCAGGCCCGCCTGCTGCATGCCTGTCTCCTCCTGCTGtgcccccacctcctcctgccaGTCCAGCTGCTGCCGCCCGGCCTCCTGCGTGTCCCTCCTCTGCCGCCCCGTGTGCTCCCGCCCGGCCTGCTGCGGCCCCACCTCAACCCAGAAGTCCAGCTGCTGA
- the LOC112620403 gene encoding keratin-associated protein 10-12 isoform X4, which yields MSVCSSNMSYGSRVCLPGSCDSCSDSWQVDDCPESCCEPPCCAPSCCAPAPCLTLVCTPVSCVSSPCCQVACEPSPCQSGCTSSCTSSCCQQSSCQPACCTSSPCQQSCCVPVCCKTVCCKPVCCVPVYSGASSSCCQQSSCQPACCTSSPCQQACCCCVPVCCKPVSCVPVCSGASTSCCQHSSCQPACCTTSCCRPSSSLSLLCRPVCRPACCMPVSSCCAPTSSCQSSCCRPASCVSLLCRPVCSRPACCGPTSTQKSSC from the exons ATGTCCGTCTGCTCCAGCAACATGAGCTACGGCAGCCGCGTCTGCCTTCCTGGTTCCTGTGACTCTTGCTCTGACTCCTGGCAGGTGGACGACTGCCCAGAGAGCTGCTGTGAACCCCCCTGCTGTGCCCCCAGCTGCTGTGCCCCGGCCCCCTGCCTGACCCTGGTCTGCACCCCAGTGAGCTGTGTGTCCAGCCCCTGCTGCCAGGTGGCCTGTGAGCCCAGCCCCTGCCAATCAGGCTGCACCAGCTCTTGCACGTCCTCGTGCTGCCAGCAGTCTAGCTGCCAGCCGGCTTGCTGCACCTCCTCCCCCTGCCAGCAGTCCTGCTGCGTGCCTGTCTGCTGCAAGACTGTCTGCTGCAAGCCTGTGTGCTGTGTGCCCGTCTACAGTGGGGCTTCTTCTTCATGCTGCCAGCAGTCTAGCTGCCAGCCAGCTTGCTGCACCTCCTCCCCCTGCCAGCAGGCCTGCT GCTGTTGCGTGCCTGTCTGCTGCAAGCCTGTGAGCTGCGTGCCTGTTTGCTCTGGGGCTTCCACTTCATGCTGCCAGCACTCTAGCTGCCAGCCAGCTTGCTGCACCACCTCCTGCTGCAgaccctcctcctccttgtccctCCTCTGCCGCCCCGTGTGCAGGCCCGCCTGCTGCATGCCTGTCTCCTCCTGCTGtgcccccacctcctcctgccaGTCCAGCTGCTGCCGCCCGGCCTCCTGCGTGTCCCTCCTCTGCCGCCCCGTGTGCTCCCGCCCGGCCTGCTGCGGCCCCACCTCAACCCAGAAGTCCAGCTGCTGA
- the LOC112620403 gene encoding keratin-associated protein 10-12 isoform X5 yields MATSTMSVCSSNMSYGSRVCLPGSCDSCSDSWQVDDCPESCCEPPCCAPSCCAPAPCLTLVCTPVACEPSPCQSGCTSSCTSSCCQQSSCQPACCTSSPCQQSCCVPVCCKTVCCKPVCCVPVYSGASSSCCQQSSCQPACCTSSPCQQACCCCVPVCCKPVSCVPVCSGASTSCCQHSSCQPACCTTSCCRPSSSLSLLCRPVCRPACCMPVSSCCAPTSSCQSSCCRPASCVSLLCRPVCSRPACCGPTSTQKSSC; encoded by the exons ATGGCCACGTCCACCATGTCCGTCTGCTCCAGCAACATGAGCTACGGCAGCCGCGTCTGCCTTCCTGGTTCCTGTGACTCTTGCTCTGACTCCTGGCAGGTGGACGACTGCCCAGAGAGCTGCTGTGAACCCCCCTGCTGTGCCCCCAGCTGCTGTGCCCCGGCCCCCTGCCTGACCCTGGTCTGCACCCCA GTGGCCTGTGAGCCCAGCCCCTGCCAATCAGGCTGCACCAGCTCTTGCACGTCCTCGTGCTGCCAGCAGTCTAGCTGCCAGCCGGCTTGCTGCACCTCCTCCCCCTGCCAGCAGTCCTGCTGCGTGCCTGTCTGCTGCAAGACTGTCTGCTGCAAGCCTGTGTGCTGTGTGCCCGTCTACAGTGGGGCTTCTTCTTCATGCTGCCAGCAGTCTAGCTGCCAGCCAGCTTGCTGCACCTCCTCCCCCTGCCAGCAGGCCTGCT GCTGTTGCGTGCCTGTCTGCTGCAAGCCTGTGAGCTGCGTGCCTGTTTGCTCTGGGGCTTCCACTTCATGCTGCCAGCACTCTAGCTGCCAGCCAGCTTGCTGCACCACCTCCTGCTGCAgaccctcctcctccttgtccctCCTCTGCCGCCCCGTGTGCAGGCCCGCCTGCTGCATGCCTGTCTCCTCCTGCTGtgcccccacctcctcctgccaGTCCAGCTGCTGCCGCCCGGCCTCCTGCGTGTCCCTCCTCTGCCGCCCCGTGTGCTCCCGCCCGGCCTGCTGCGGCCCCACCTCAACCCAGAAGTCCAGCTGCTGA
- the LOC112620403 gene encoding keratin-associated protein 10-7 isoform X3, with protein MATSTMSVCSSNMSYGSRVCLPGSCDSCSDSWQVDDCPESCCEPPCCAPSCCAPAPCLTLVCTPVSCVSSPCCQVACEPSPCQSGCTSSCTSSCCQQSSCQPACCTSSPCQQSCCVPVCCKTVCCKPVCCVPVYSGASSSCCQQSSCQPACCTSSPCQQACCVPVCRKPICSGISSLCCQQSSCVSCVPSPSCQAACEPSPCQSGCTSSCTPSCCQQTSCQSDCCTSCPCQQSCCVPVCCKPVCCVPTCSEDSSSCCQQSSCQPACCTSSPCQQSCCPVSCVPVCSGASTSCCQHSSCQPACCTTSCCRPSSSLSLLCRPVCRPACCMPVSSCCAPTSSCQSSCCRPASCVSLLCRPVCSRPACCGPTSTQKSSC; from the exons ATGGCCACGTCCACCATGTCCGTCTGCTCCAGCAACATGAGCTACGGCAGCCGCGTCTGCCTTCCTGGTTCCTGTGACTCTTGCTCTGACTCCTGGCAGGTGGACGACTGCCCAGAGAGCTGCTGTGAACCCCCCTGCTGTGCCCCCAGCTGCTGTGCCCCGGCCCCCTGCCTGACCCTGGTCTGCACCCCAGTGAGCTGTGTGTCCAGCCCCTGCTGCCAGGTGGCCTGTGAGCCCAGCCCCTGCCAATCAGGCTGCACCAGCTCTTGCACGTCCTCGTGCTGCCAGCAGTCTAGCTGCCAGCCGGCTTGCTGCACCTCCTCCCCCTGCCAGCAGTCCTGCTGCGTGCCTGTCTGCTGCAAGACTGTCTGCTGCAAGCCTGTGTGCTGTGTGCCCGTCTACAGTGGGGCTTCTTCTTCATGCTGCCAGCAGTCTAGCTGCCAGCCAGCTTGCTGCACCTCCTCCCCCTGCCAGCAGGCCTGCTGTGTGCCCGTCTGCCGCAAGCCCATCTGCTCTGGGATTTCCTCTTTGTGCTGTCAGCAGTCTAGCTGTGTGAGCTGtgtgcccagcccctcctgccaGGCGGCCTGTGAGCCCAGCCCCTGCCAATCAGGCTGCACCAGCTCCTGCACGCCCTCGTGCTGCCAGCAGACTAGCTGCCAGTCAGATTGCTGCACCTCCTGCCCCTGCCAGCAGTCCTGTTGTGTGCCTGTCTGCTGCAAGCCTGTGTGCTGTGTGCCCACCTGCTCTGAGGATTCCTCTTCATGCTGCCAGCAGTCTAGCTGCCAGCCGGCTTGCTGCACCTCCTCCCCATGCCAGCAGTCCTGCTGT CCTGTGAGCTGCGTGCCTGTTTGCTCTGGGGCTTCCACTTCATGCTGCCAGCACTCTAGCTGCCAGCCAGCTTGCTGCACCACCTCCTGCTGCAgaccctcctcctccttgtccctCCTCTGCCGCCCCGTGTGCAGGCCCGCCTGCTGCATGCCTGTCTCCTCCTGCTGtgcccccacctcctcctgccaGTCCAGCTGCTGCCGCCCGGCCTCCTGCGTGTCCCTCCTCTGCCGCCCCGTGTGCTCCCGCCCGGCCTGCTGCGGCCCCACCTCAACCCAGAAGTCCAGCTGCTGA